The Synechococcus sp. MVIR-18-1 region GAGCACGTAAAGAACACCCGTGAGCCCAGCACCAATTTGAGTCGCAAGACGAATCCTCTGTGCTTCTCCTCCTGAGAGTGTCATCGCCGGTCGGTCCAAGCTCAGATAGTCCAAACCCACGTCGAGCAAAAAGCGCAGGCGCATCCGGATCTCTCTCAACACGAGATCACCAATTTGAATCTGACGAGAGTTCAGGAGTGGCTCGGAGCCTTCATGGCTGCCCACCCCCATCAAGCGCTCAATCCGTTCAAGAGTTTGACCGACGCTGACGGCCGTGAGCTCAGTGATCCGAAACGGACCAACTTTCACCGCAAGCGCCTCGGGTCTCAAGCGCAGACCTGCGCAACTGGCACACGGAACAAGCTCAAGGAATTTTTCAAGCTTCTGCCGCTGCGCCTCTCCACTCGCATCACGAAGTTGACGTTCCAAAATCGGTAAAATCCCCTCGAAAGGTCTCATGTAGGTCTGAGACTTTCGATAACGGCTATCTGCCTGAATTTGAATCGGCTCGCGACTTCCATTCAACAAAATATCTTTCTGTTCATCAGTGAGATCCTTCCAAGGAGTCTTGATTTCAAATCCGAAAGCTTCACCAACGGAATACAAAAGCGAAAAGTAATAGGAGTTATCTTTTTCGGCCCATGGAACAACAGCGGAGTAAACCGGTTGGGATGGATCTGGAACCACGCGCTCTGGTGTGAATTTACGAAGATGACCTAACCCATGACAATCATCACAAGCCCCATAGGGACTGTTAAATGAGAACAAGCGCGGCGACAACTCTTCAATAACAGAGCCATGCTCTGGACAAGCAAAGTTCTCTGAATAAAGTCGCTCTTGTTCCACTCCCTCTGGTAATTCCTCACCCTTTTTAGGAACTACTTCCACAATCGCCAAACCATCTCCACGTTTCAAAGCCGTACGCAGAGAATCATTCAACCGTTCCTGAATTCCTTCGCGAGCGACAAGACGATCCACAACAACCTCAATGCTGTGCAGATGGTTTTTATCAAGTTCAATATTGTCCGCGAGCTCACGCACCTCACGATCAATCCGGATGCGAGCGAAACCCTCCGCAGCCAACCCACTGATCAATTTGCTATGGGTTCCTTTTTTGCCACGGACCACCGGGGCTAAAAGCTGATAACGGGTCCCTTCCGGAAGCGTGAGAATTTGATCGACCATTTCATCAATGGTTTGAGGTCGAATCGCTCGATTGCACTGCGGGCAATGAGGTTCTCCTGCCCTACCAAACAACAATCGCAAATAGTCCTGAATCTCCGTCACCGTGCCAACGGTGGAGCGAGGGTTGTGGCTCGTTGATTTCTGATCAATCGAAATCGCAGGTGAAAGCCCTTCAATGGCATCCACATCAGGTTTATCCACCTGACCAAGAAACTGACGCGCATACGCAGACAAGCTCTCCACGTAGCGACGCTGTCCTTCCGCAAAGATCGTGTCGAATGCCAACGAGCTTTTACCGCTGCCACTCACACCGGTGAAGACCACCAATTTGTTGCGCGGAATCGTGACGTCCACGTTTTTAAGGTTGTGCTGACGGGCGCCTCGCACCCGAATCACCTCCTCTAGGGACCCCCCACTCAAATTCACAGCCTTCGTCGAAGCAGCCTTCGTCGAAGCGGAATCATCCTTTGCGGTCGGAGCAGGGCGCCCCATACGGAGTGTGTTCAGCAGCCAAGAAGTCTAAGGAGACTGCTGCTGTTCAGGCTGCTCTTTGCTCCAACAAACTTGCTGCATAGGCTTGAGCATCCTCAAAATCCCCTCCAGCCAATTCAGCCAACTCTTGGCGTCTGGCCTGAGTGTCCCGCAGATGGGACACTCGCGAGCAGGTTTCTCCGTCCACCACCTCCTTACTGACGCGGAAGTGATGATCTGCTGCTGCGGCCACTAACGGTTGATGGGTCACACAAAACACCTGGCGATGCTTGGCCATGGTTCGCAGCAAGTTGGCCATCTCTCCACTCACGCGACCGCTCACACCACTGTCGATCTCGTCAAACAACAAGGTGCTGGATCCATCCACATCCGACAGGCAGGTTTTAAGCGCCAATAGAAAACGCGACATCTCCCCTCCTGATGCCACCTCAGCTAGAGGAGCAAGGGGCTGGCCTGGATTCGCCGAAAACAAAAAACAGATGGCATCGGCGCCTAGATCCATCGGCTCAACGGCAGAGAAATCCACCTGAAAACGCACGTTTTCAAGACCCATCGGCCGCAAATGGGTCATTAATCGCTCCTCCAGGCAAGCTGCGGAAGCCTGTCGCAACAGCGTGAGCGACTGGTTGCAGGAATCTCGATGCTGGCGAGCCTCCTGCTCCCGGTGGCGCAACGCCTCCAAAGCCGCGTCCGCACCACCCGCTGCCCGTTGATCACGCAGCGCATCGCGCCGCTCTATTAAGACCTTGAGTTCAACCCCATAACGCCGCTCTAAGCGTTTCAGCAAAGCGAGCCGTTCCTGCAACACACCTAATCGCTCTGGATCGCTCTCTAAGGACGCTCCATAGGCTTCAAGGCCCCGAATCAAATCAAGTAAACCAGCCTCCATATCCAGGCATTTCTCTGCAGAAGAGCTAAGGGAGGCATCAAGAATCTGCATTTGCTGCAACTCATGGCAGCAGGCCGTGAGGTGATCCAAAGCTGATGGAGCCTGTTCAGCGCCGTCTTGAAGCCTGCTAATCAACGCAGCAAGACCTTCGAGCAAACGCACGCCATGAACCAAGCGGTCTTGCTCTTGTTCCAGCTGTTGAATTTCAGCGGGATCCTCTAGCGAGGCGGCCTCGATTTCCATCAAGAACGCGTCTTGTTCCTCTTGCTGTTCTTGAAGGCGAAGACGGTCGGTCTCTAGCTTCAAAACCTCGGCATGGCAGTTCTGCCAAACCTGCCAACACTCACGCACGGTTTGTGCGCACTGCGCTAGTTGCTCACCGCCCAGTCGGTCGATCCAACGTCGTTGCTGACCCGGATAAGCAAGCTGTTGGGTTTGACCCTGCACCGTGAGGTCGATCAGCAAAGGCCTGAGCTGGAGCAATTGCTGCCGGTTCACGACAGTGCCGTTCAGTCTTGAGCGGCTGCTCAAGCGTTCGTCTTGACGCCGCCATTCCCGCGACAAGATCAAATCCCCCCCGTCATCGTCCAGTTGATGCTCTTGAAGCCAACGCCGCGCGGCATGGTCCGGAGTGAAAGTCGCTTCAATCACGGCGCGATCACAACCCGTCCGCACCAACCGACCCGCGGACGTTCCCTGCATGCCACCAAGGAGGGCATCGAGGGCATCTAACAACAGCGACTTGCCTGCCCCTGTCTCACCAGTTAGCACTGAAAAACCGTGGTCGAACGCCAGCTCCAAGCGCTCGATCAGTGCGATGTTGTCCAGTCTCAGACCGGTCAGCACGGCGAACCCCAAGGTTCAACAAACCGTAGCGACGGCTTCGGTCGTTTAGAAGGGATCACCAACGCAGTGGCGGCTGTGGCACAACACGAGCTAGGAGATTTCATTGAGGCCGCCGGTCTGCTCGAGTACGACCCGGCTGCGATCACGCGGATCTATGCCGGCCATCCGCAGCGCTTACTACGCCGCCTCTGGCAAACCCTTGTCCCCATAGGGCTTTTACTGCTCGGAGTTGGTGTTGACAAACTCCTAGGACTGCTGAGCAATCAAGAGCGAGCCCGCAAGAGAGCCAGGGAATGTGCGAATTTGCTCGTTGATCTCGGTCCTGCATTCATCAAGGCTGGCCAAGCGCTTTCCACGCGTCCAGACATCGTTCCTCCTGTGCTGCTCGAGGAACTGGCCCAACTCCAAGATCAACTTCCTGGCTTCGATAGCGACCTTGCCATGGCCTGCATCGAGGAGGACCTCGGTGCACCAGTCGACAGCATCTATGCGGAACTCGATCGAGAACCGATCTCCGCAGCATCTCTTGGCCAAGTGCACCAGGGGTACCTCAAGAGCGGGCAAAAAGTCGCCGTCAAGGTGCAACGACCTGGTTTACGAGAACAAATCACGCTTGACCTTTATATCGTTCGCAACATTGCTGCATGGCTTAATACAAACATCGGCCTTATTCGTAGCGATCTTGTTGCACTTATCGATGAATTAGGGAGCCGAGTTTTTGAAGAGATGGATTATCTCAATGAAGCAGCTAATGCAAATAAATTCCGTGAATTACACAAACAAAATCCACGGATTGCCGTTCCTGAAATTTTTGAAGATGCCACCAGTAGACGGGTGCTCACAATGGAATGGATTGATGGTGTCAAACTCACCAACCTCGAAGCTGTTCGGGAGTTAGGAATTGATCCCAATGACATGGTTGAAGTGGGGGTGAGCTGCAGCTTGCAACAGCTCCTCGAACATGGGTTTTTCCACGCTGATCCCCATCCTGGAAACCTTCTAGCCATGGCCGATGGTCGACTTTGCTACCTCGATTTCGGAATGATGAGTGAAGTCAGCCGTGAATCCAGAACTGGACTGATCCAAGCTGTTGTTCATCTTGTTAATCGCAATTTTGGAAAACTCTCCAAAGATTTCGTCACGCTCGGATTTTTAGCCGAAGACGTGAATTTGGAGCCGATCGTGCCTGCTTTTGAATCCGTTTTTAGTCAAGCCATCGAGATGGGCGTGAATCGCATGGATTTCAAAAGTGTCACCGACGATATGTCCGGAGTGATGTACAAATTTCCCTTCCGCGTTCCTCCGTATTACGCCCTAATTCTCCGCTCTCTTGTCACCCTTGAAGGCATCGCGCTCAGTGTGGATTCGGAATTCAAAATCCTGGGTGCTGCTTACCCTTATTTCGCCAGACGTTTGATGGAAGATCCTGATCCTCAATTGCGTCAAAGTCTGAAAGAGATGTTGTTCGAAGGTGATGCCTTCCGTTGGACAAGATTGGAAGGTCTTGTTGCAAGTGCAGGGAGTCAAAGCCAATTAGATCTCGAGTCATTGCTCGATCAAGTGCTCGACTTTTTGTTTTCAGCCAACGGCGGCATGCTCCGCAATCAATTGGTTGAGGCAGTAGCGGATCGTTTGGATGCCATTGGTTGGACAGCCCTACAACGCATCGGGCGCCGCTTGCCGCGGCCTCTTCAACCAACGCTGCTGCTTGATGCCAGCCCATCCCTCAACGAAGACAGCTATCTCGACCTGGAGCCAATCCGGCAACTCATCGGCGTTTTACAGCAATTGCCAGGTTTCAATCCTGATCTTGTGTTTAGTCGACTTCCTCGCTTGATTCGTGAACGGGATGCAAGACAAATGGGAGTTGCCCTAGCTCAGGGATTAGCCGAACGCGGAGTTGTCCGCCTCGTTAAAGCAGCTGCAGGAAGTCCGAATTAGATTCCTGCAAAAGATCAAGTTCATGCTCCGCAGATCCAGCCGCCAAACCATCCTGGCGTTTGGTGCCGCAATCGGTCTCAGTATTTCATCAGCGCTGCAACCGGCCCTTGCAGCCAAGGATGTTGCTCTCGTAAGCGGGGCCTACAAACGCTCAATCTCTGTCAGTGACATTGTCTATCTTGCAGACACTGGCAAAGCCAGGGGCATTCTCTCGGATGTTCTTCGCCTCGGAAAACAGGATCCCAAAGAGGTCGCCAAATTACTGAATCAGAAGCTTGATCTTCCTTTAGTTCTAACCAGTCGATTGATGTCCACTCGCATTGGAGACGTCATCATTCGCCGTGTCGCAGCGATCATTTATCCCCTCAAAGTGCCTGATCCCTCAGTGAGTGTTCCTGCAATCCGAGCCGGCGTGATTAATGGTCTACAAAAAGAGGAAGGTGGCCTCACAGTGATCAATTTTCTAGATGCCTATCCGGCAGACGTCATGGAAGTGAATATTCCTGCTCTGCTCGGTTTGATCGAAAAAGCTGAATCCATTGCTGGCTTAGTGAAATTCTTCTCCGATTCACCACTCGACGGGTTGAAATAAAGCGTTCGCAAAACCCGACCACTCGGTCCAGACACATAGATTTCTGAAGTTGTTGCTCTCTGCGGGTGTCCGTACTCAAGAACCTCCGCCGGCGTTTCACGGCCAAACCGGTCATGCAGGACTGGCCCGGGCTCATCGAGGCCTATCGATCTTGGCTTCCCGTCTCGTCTGCCACTCCAGTCATCACCTTGCACGAGGGTGCAACGCCACTCATTCCGGTCCCATCTGTGGCGGAACGCATTGGCCGCGGAGTGAAGGTTTTCGTGAAGTACGACGGTCTTAATCCCACTGGATCCTTCAAAGACCGTGGAATGACCATGGCGATCAGCAAGGCCAAAGAAGCCGGCTGTGAAGCGGTGATTTGTGCCAGCACGGGCAACACCAGTGCTGCCGCTGCCGCCTATGCCCGTCGTGGCGGAATGAGGGCCTTCGTATTGATCCCAGACGGATACGTCGCACAAGGGAAATTGGCGCAAGCTCTGGTTTATGGGGCTGAAGTGCTGGCGATCCGGGGCAATTTCGACCGTGCTCTCGACATCGTTCGCGAAGCAGCTGAGAAATACCCGATCACCTTGGTGAACTCGGTAAATCCTTACCGACTCCAGGGACAAAAAACCGCTGCCTTTGAAATTGTTGATGCCCTAGGAGATGCTCCCGACTGGCTGTGCATCCCGATGGGAAACGCTGGAAATATCACGGCCTACTGGATGGGATTCCAGGAATATCAGCAAGCTGGTCGCAGCCGGCGTTTGCCGCGAATGATGGGCTTCCAAGCCAGTGGCTCCGCGCCACTGGTGAATGAAACCACCGTGAGCGATCCGGAAACAATCGCTACCGCGATTCGCATCGGCAATCCCGTGAACCGGGAGAAAGCCATCGCAGCCCGTCAGGCCAGCAAAGGTGCTTTCCTGGATGTCACCGATGCGGAAATCATCGATGCCTACAAACTGCTCGGTGGCCAAGAAGGAATCTTCTGTGAACCCGCCAGTGCAGCCTCTGTGGCGGGCTTAATCAAACGTGCAGCAGAGGTTCCGGACGGAGCAACGGTGGTCTGTGTGTTGACCGGAAATGGTCTCAAAGATCCGGACTGCGCCATCAACAACAACGACGCCTCTTTCTACGCCGATCTTGATCCCGATCTGAGCACCGTCGCCAAGGTGATGGGCTTTTAAATCGGAGCTCCATGGAAGATCCACACCACAGGCTGTGGTTGTCTGCAGCACCTTCATAGGGTCTAAAAGCCCTTTAAAGAGGTGAATGCCATCGGAATGAGTGGATTCATGGATGTCAACACCTGGATGATCGTTGGCTTCTTATTGGCGGCCTATTCGGTTGTTGCCAACGACTCACTTCAAACCCTCGGCACTTACATCTCTTCCAACAAGACACGCAGCCCTAAAGGGGTCCAGATGCTCTTCATCTGCACGATCACGGTTGCGGTGCTGATGCTCGGCTGGTTTCTCAAAAACGGTGATCCGGCCTGGGGGCGACTCAGTGTTCCCGGTAGAGAGTTTCCGCTTCCTGAACCCTTCACCTGGGTCTACATCCTTCCGCCCCTTGCCGTGCTGGCTCTGACTCAGTGGGGTGCACCCGTGAGTACATCCTTTCTCGTGCTCTCCTCGTTCCATCCAACGAATATCGGACAGCTGCTGAACAGCTCTCTTACGGGTTACTTGGTGGCGTTTGGCGTTGGTCTCATCGCCTACGGCCTCGGCATGTGGCTGCTGGAGCGCTGGGTGTTTCGGCGCACGCAGGAAGGCAAAGAGATCAACAGGATCTGGTTTGGCCTGCAGTGGCTCTCCACCGGTTTTCTTTGGAGCATGTGGCTGGTGCAGGACCTCGCCAACATTTTTGTCTTCCTACCTCGCCAACTTGAGTTCTTCCCCATGGCGATCTGCACGGCGGTGCTTTGCGTGGGCCTGTGTGTGTTGGTTGCCACCGGCGGCGGCCCGCTCCAGGCCGTCTTACGCACCAAAACCAACACCTCCGATTTGAGGTCAGCCACGGTGATTGATT contains the following coding sequences:
- the uvrA gene encoding excinuclease ABC subunit UvrA: MGRPAPTAKDDSASTKAASTKAVNLSGGSLEEVIRVRGARQHNLKNVDVTIPRNKLVVFTGVSGSGKSSLAFDTIFAEGQRRYVESLSAYARQFLGQVDKPDVDAIEGLSPAISIDQKSTSHNPRSTVGTVTEIQDYLRLLFGRAGEPHCPQCNRAIRPQTIDEMVDQILTLPEGTRYQLLAPVVRGKKGTHSKLISGLAAEGFARIRIDREVRELADNIELDKNHLHSIEVVVDRLVAREGIQERLNDSLRTALKRGDGLAIVEVVPKKGEELPEGVEQERLYSENFACPEHGSVIEELSPRLFSFNSPYGACDDCHGLGHLRKFTPERVVPDPSQPVYSAVVPWAEKDNSYYFSLLYSVGEAFGFEIKTPWKDLTDEQKDILLNGSREPIQIQADSRYRKSQTYMRPFEGILPILERQLRDASGEAQRQKLEKFLELVPCASCAGLRLRPEALAVKVGPFRITELTAVSVGQTLERIERLMGVGSHEGSEPLLNSRQIQIGDLVLREIRMRLRFLLDVGLDYLSLDRPAMTLSGGEAQRIRLATQIGAGLTGVLYVLDEPSIGLHQRDNDRLLATLERLRDLGNTLVVVEHDEDTIRAADHLVDIGPGAGVHGGHIVAEGSIDDLLAAEDSLTGAYLSGRKSIPTPAERRNLGTRSLKLLDCSRNNLEGLNVEFPLGRLVSVTGVSGSGKSTLVNELLHPALEHGLGHKVPFPQGLGELRGLKSIDKVIVIDQSPIGRTPRSNAATYTGAFDPIRQIFAATVEAKARGYQVGQFSFNVKGGRCEACRGQGVNVIEMNFLPDVYVQCDVCKGARFNRETLQVTYKGHTIADVLEMTVEQAADVFSAIPQAADRLWTLVDVGLGYVKLGQPAPTLSGGEAQRVKLATELSRRATGKTLYLIDEPTTGLSFYDVHKLMDVMQRLVDKGNSIICIEHNLDVIRCSDWIIDLGPEGGDKGGHVVVTGTPEEVAQHETSHTGRYLSKILEQHPPESIEVAA
- the recN gene encoding DNA repair protein RecN, with translation MLTGLRLDNIALIERLELAFDHGFSVLTGETGAGKSLLLDALDALLGGMQGTSAGRLVRTGCDRAVIEATFTPDHAARRWLQEHQLDDDGGDLILSREWRRQDERLSSRSRLNGTVVNRQQLLQLRPLLIDLTVQGQTQQLAYPGQQRRWIDRLGGEQLAQCAQTVRECWQVWQNCHAEVLKLETDRLRLQEQQEEQDAFLMEIEAASLEDPAEIQQLEQEQDRLVHGVRLLEGLAALISRLQDGAEQAPSALDHLTACCHELQQMQILDASLSSSAEKCLDMEAGLLDLIRGLEAYGASLESDPERLGVLQERLALLKRLERRYGVELKVLIERRDALRDQRAAGGADAALEALRHREQEARQHRDSCNQSLTLLRQASAACLEERLMTHLRPMGLENVRFQVDFSAVEPMDLGADAICFLFSANPGQPLAPLAEVASGGEMSRFLLALKTCLSDVDGSSTLLFDEIDSGVSGRVSGEMANLLRTMAKHRQVFCVTHQPLVAAAADHHFRVSKEVVDGETCSRVSHLRDTQARRQELAELAGGDFEDAQAYAASLLEQRAA
- a CDS encoding AarF/ABC1/UbiB kinase family protein; protein product: MAQHELGDFIEAAGLLEYDPAAITRIYAGHPQRLLRRLWQTLVPIGLLLLGVGVDKLLGLLSNQERARKRARECANLLVDLGPAFIKAGQALSTRPDIVPPVLLEELAQLQDQLPGFDSDLAMACIEEDLGAPVDSIYAELDREPISAASLGQVHQGYLKSGQKVAVKVQRPGLREQITLDLYIVRNIAAWLNTNIGLIRSDLVALIDELGSRVFEEMDYLNEAANANKFRELHKQNPRIAVPEIFEDATSRRVLTMEWIDGVKLTNLEAVRELGIDPNDMVEVGVSCSLQQLLEHGFFHADPHPGNLLAMADGRLCYLDFGMMSEVSRESRTGLIQAVVHLVNRNFGKLSKDFVTLGFLAEDVNLEPIVPAFESVFSQAIEMGVNRMDFKSVTDDMSGVMYKFPFRVPPYYALILRSLVTLEGIALSVDSEFKILGAAYPYFARRLMEDPDPQLRQSLKEMLFEGDAFRWTRLEGLVASAGSQSQLDLESLLDQVLDFLFSANGGMLRNQLVEAVADRLDAIGWTALQRIGRRLPRPLQPTLLLDASPSLNEDSYLDLEPIRQLIGVLQQLPGFNPDLVFSRLPRLIRERDARQMGVALAQGLAERGVVRLVKAAAGSPN
- a CDS encoding alpha/beta hydrolase, which translates into the protein MLRRSSRQTILAFGAAIGLSISSALQPALAAKDVALVSGAYKRSISVSDIVYLADTGKARGILSDVLRLGKQDPKEVAKLLNQKLDLPLVLTSRLMSTRIGDVIIRRVAAIIYPLKVPDPSVSVPAIRAGVINGLQKEEGGLTVINFLDAYPADVMEVNIPALLGLIEKAESIAGLVKFFSDSPLDGLK
- the thrC gene encoding threonine synthase produces the protein MQDWPGLIEAYRSWLPVSSATPVITLHEGATPLIPVPSVAERIGRGVKVFVKYDGLNPTGSFKDRGMTMAISKAKEAGCEAVICASTGNTSAAAAAYARRGGMRAFVLIPDGYVAQGKLAQALVYGAEVLAIRGNFDRALDIVREAAEKYPITLVNSVNPYRLQGQKTAAFEIVDALGDAPDWLCIPMGNAGNITAYWMGFQEYQQAGRSRRLPRMMGFQASGSAPLVNETTVSDPETIATAIRIGNPVNREKAIAARQASKGAFLDVTDAEIIDAYKLLGGQEGIFCEPASAASVAGLIKRAAEVPDGATVVCVLTGNGLKDPDCAINNNDASFYADLDPDLSTVAKVMGF